The Marinifilum sp. JC120 genome segment ACTTCAGCTTCTCAAGAAAGCGGGTTTGCGGAACTGGACGAATTGGGTAGGGTTTTTGATTCCATGGCCGAGCAGGTTCGTGAGCGAGAACACGATCTCAGGGTTTCAAAAAGATATTTTCAGAGTGTTATTGATTCCATGCCTTCCGCCCTTGTCTGGGTTAACGAGGATATGGATGTCTGCCAGTGCAACAACCGGGCTTTGGAGTTGTTCAATCTGGACTCAACAGAAATAGAACCGGAAAATGTAGAAGTCTTTTTTGCCGGGCGTAAAGATATCGTGAATGTAATTGTTGAAGCGGGGGAGTTTAATTCTCCGAAAGTTCTTGAGCGGACCAGTGTCAGCGATGTTTCTACTGAGATATTTGATGTTACGGCTTTTCCTTTGCGTGGCTTTGAGGTTAAGGGCGTTGTGGTCAGGATTGACGATGTTACCTCCCGGGTGCGCATGGAAGAGATTATGGTCGAGACCGAGAAGATGATGTCTGTGGGTGGTCTTGCAGCAGGAATGGCTCATGAAATTAATAATCCCCTTGGGGGGATTATGCAGGGTGTTCAGAACCTTGAGCGTAAGTTTTCTCCAGAAATAGAAGCCAATATTTCTGCCGCTGATGAGATAGGGTGTTCGCTTGAAGCCATGCAGAAGTATATTGAATTCCGGAAGGTCGGAGCAATCATCGAGGGCATTAGGGATTCTGGAATGCGTGCAGCGAGAATAGTTTCCAATATGCTGGAATTCAGTAAGCCTGGAAAGGATGTGGCGACTACTGTTAATATTCACGATTTGATTGAAGATTCACTTGAATTGTCAGCTAAGGATTACGATCTGAAACGGAAATATGATTTTATGCACATCAATATTGTGCGCGAATTTTCAGCAGACGTGCCACGAATAATATGTTCGCCCACGGAGATTGAGCAGGTTTTTTTTAATCTTTTTAAGAATGCGGCACAGGCTATGAGTGAACACGGTGTTTCCGGCGGAACACCGCATATTTATATCCGCACACGTAATCGGCGAGACACAGTTGTTATCGAAATTGAGGATAACGGTCCCGGCATGAGCACTGAGGTGCGTAAAAGAATTTTTGAGCCGTTTTTTACCACCAAGGCGGGGGGAGTGGGGACTGGGCTGGGACTTTCTGTCTCATATTTTATAGTTACCCAGAACCACGGAGGGACCTTTTCCGTAAGTTCTGTTCCGGGCCGCGGGGCGCGGTTCACCATTGCCCTGCCTGTGCAAAAGAATAAACTGTGATTGCTTATAGGTTAGCTTTTTTGGTTGAAGGGAATTCTAATAGTAAAACGGGTCCATTGACCAGGGGAGGAATCTACTCTCATGCTTCCGTGATGGTGGCCTGTTATGATGTAGTATGAAACAGAAAGTCCTAGCCCGGTTCCTTTGCCCACTTCTTTAGTTGTGTAAAAGGGTTCGAAAATTCTGGAGCGTATTTCATGGGGGATACCGGGGCCGTTATCCTCTATTTCAATGATGACGGCCTGTGAATCTTTTTTTATCCGGCAGATGAAGTGCGGTGAATCCTGCTGATAGTCCTTCTCCAGCATTGCTTCTGCCCCGTTTTTTATAAGATTCATGAAGACCTGTTGGATTTCGGTACTTTCACAGTAAACCGGGGCGATCGATTGATCATATTCGCGAATTATTTCGATTTGTCTAAAGTCGTAAAGTTTCTCAAGGTTATAGTCGCTAGTCGACAGTTCAATAGCTTTGTCCAAAATAGTAGTAATGTCATGGTAGGCGTATTCATTTTTGCTTTGTCGGCTGAAAGATAGCATATTGGAAACTATTTTAGCTGCCCGGTTGCCCGCTTCTTGAATTCTTTGTATCATTCGCGGGAGACCTCGTTCATCCATATATTTTTGGACTTGCTCCAACGTAATACCGCATTTTTCCGCAGTCTTGGCGTTCATTTTCAAATTGGCATAGAGACGGTTGTGTAAATTCTGGGTGTTTCCAAGGATTCCAGCAAGCGGGTTGTTTATCTCGTGGGCCATACCAGCGGCGAGGCCGCCGATGGACATCATTTTTTCTGTCTGGATCATCAGTTGCTCGGTTTTCTTTCGCTCAGTGATGTCCATATGAGTGCCGATCAATCTTAGCGGTGCTCCATTTTTGTCAACTTCAGGTACCCGCCCACGGGAAAAAATCCATTTCCAGTCCCCGTCTTTAGTTTGCATTCTGAATTCAAGGGAAAAAAGGGAGTCCAGCCCATTCTCGGGGAATTTCTCCAAATAAGTGGTTACGATTTCAGAGGCCCGGTCCCTGTCGTCAGGATGTATTAGTTGAAGCCATGTTTCGTATTTATGTGGGAACTCGTCTGAATCAT includes the following:
- a CDS encoding sensor histidine kinase, which translates into the protein MSRASVVEIFQGKLVQWILVPGLIMTVALGSILGLSQIHTMERELVQLSRSLSRNVEFYIDGAEDVLRSVAIMSGDGNVESFRAYFEGLHDRFAQFERLLLLDKNENIIAVAPYGIKGVDFPIRFSSVDSSRRVLTSPIISPHSGKLVVYISIPVQGGGKLVAELSLNRLQKFLYGFLSSNRFIILTDPYGNLIVHPDRELVNIQANVGSLGIFKTNLESGEGEFYRAEGRLCFGRVVNISGTGWKLLVGCSAYYLFQPAMALGLLVGSLVVLFFLILLFALKKGFREGVVTPLVGYVRKLSAVAEGKYPTSASQESGFAELDELGRVFDSMAEQVREREHDLRVSKRYFQSVIDSMPSALVWVNEDMDVCQCNNRALELFNLDSTEIEPENVEVFFAGRKDIVNVIVEAGEFNSPKVLERTSVSDVSTEIFDVTAFPLRGFEVKGVVVRIDDVTSRVRMEEIMVETEKMMSVGGLAAGMAHEINNPLGGIMQGVQNLERKFSPEIEANISAADEIGCSLEAMQKYIEFRKVGAIIEGIRDSGMRAARIVSNMLEFSKPGKDVATTVNIHDLIEDSLELSAKDYDLKRKYDFMHINIVREFSADVPRIICSPTEIEQVFFNLFKNAAQAMSEHGVSGGTPHIYIRTRNRRDTVVIEIEDNGPGMSTEVRKRIFEPFFTTKAGGVGTGLGLSVSYFIVTQNHGGTFSVSSVPGRGARFTIALPVQKNKL